One window of the Maridesulfovibrio frigidus DSM 17176 genome contains the following:
- the ppnP gene encoding pyrimidine/purine nucleoside phosphorylase: MSEFSNVTVTKMANVYFAGKVTSRKVSFADGSFKTLGIMLPGDYEFGTEKAEVMEIMQGSMKVLLAEAKDWQTITAGESFDVPANSKFKLIVEELADYCCSYID, encoded by the coding sequence ATGTCTGAGTTTTCAAACGTAACAGTTACTAAAATGGCCAATGTATATTTCGCTGGAAAAGTAACTAGTCGCAAGGTCTCCTTCGCGGACGGATCATTTAAAACCTTGGGAATAATGCTTCCCGGTGATTACGAATTTGGAACAGAGAAAGCGGAAGTAATGGAAATCATGCAAGGCAGCATGAAAGTCCTCCTTGCCGAAGCGAAAGATTGGCAGACAATAACTGCAGGTGAAAGTTTCGATGTTCCTGCCAACTCAAAATTCAAACTTATTGTCGAAGAACTCGCAGACTACTGCTGCTCTTACATCGATTAA
- the rimO gene encoding 30S ribosomal protein S12 methylthiotransferase RimO: MPTKKIKVFTISLGCPKNRVDTERMLGALGDNMVPTDTPESANLVLINTCGFIQPAVEESVQSILEAADAIADISPKPILAVAGCLVSRYGKLDEEMPEVDLWLSTFDLDTWPKLAAEALKTKLPEQHQRALSTSPSFAYLKVSEGCSHSCNFCTIPSIRGPQVSFDPAGLVTEAKQILAQGVPEIIIVGQDSTAYGADLNNPDINLRNLIEQLLPLEGLEWLRLMYLYPAGLTDSMLDFLAKAGKPLLPYFDVPIQHAHPEILTAMGRPFARDPRKVIDRIRKHIPDAILRTSIIVGYPGETDEHFKTLLDFVKETKFHHLGVFAYQAEEGTPAGDMDQLPEELREERRRILMEVQADISREFLVEMVGEKIQVLVEAPSDEWPGLFTGRVWFQAPEVDGITYISAPEDGIKLAPGMMVEAEIDNVTDYDLVTLVMP, from the coding sequence ATGCCTACAAAAAAAATAAAAGTTTTTACTATAAGCCTCGGTTGCCCAAAAAACAGAGTCGATACCGAAAGAATGCTCGGAGCACTGGGTGACAATATGGTCCCGACAGACACGCCTGAAAGCGCAAATCTGGTGCTAATTAATACCTGCGGATTCATTCAGCCAGCAGTTGAAGAATCAGTGCAATCCATACTGGAAGCCGCAGACGCCATAGCAGACATCAGCCCAAAACCAATTCTTGCTGTGGCAGGTTGCCTCGTCAGCAGGTACGGAAAATTAGACGAAGAAATGCCTGAAGTTGACCTCTGGCTTTCTACTTTTGACCTCGACACGTGGCCGAAACTTGCCGCAGAAGCACTCAAAACGAAGCTACCTGAACAACATCAGCGCGCGCTGAGCACCAGCCCCTCCTTTGCCTACCTAAAAGTCAGCGAAGGTTGTTCTCATTCATGTAACTTTTGTACGATTCCCTCAATTCGTGGACCGCAAGTAAGTTTCGATCCTGCTGGCTTAGTCACCGAAGCAAAGCAAATCCTAGCTCAGGGCGTGCCGGAAATAATCATCGTAGGGCAGGACTCCACCGCCTATGGCGCGGACCTGAACAATCCCGATATAAATTTGCGTAACCTCATCGAACAGTTGTTACCTCTCGAAGGTCTTGAATGGCTCAGATTGATGTACCTCTATCCAGCAGGCCTGACCGATTCCATGCTGGATTTTCTCGCAAAAGCGGGAAAACCTCTTCTGCCATATTTCGACGTGCCGATTCAGCATGCCCATCCTGAGATTCTTACTGCAATGGGCCGCCCATTTGCACGTGATCCGCGCAAGGTGATCGACAGAATCCGCAAACATATTCCAGACGCAATACTACGCACCAGCATCATCGTCGGGTACCCCGGTGAAACTGATGAACATTTCAAAACTCTTTTAGATTTCGTTAAAGAAACAAAATTCCATCACCTTGGAGTATTTGCTTATCAAGCCGAGGAAGGAACTCCAGCTGGTGATATGGACCAACTTCCCGAAGAATTACGCGAAGAAAGACGCAGAATTCTAATGGAAGTGCAGGCGGACATCAGCCGTGAATTCTTGGTTGAAATGGTAGGCGAAAAGATTCAGGTTTTGGTGGAAGCACCGAGCGATGAGTGGCCTGGGCTATTTACCGGAAGAGTCTGGTTCCAAGCGCCAGAAGTGGATGGAATCACATATATCAGTGCACCAGAAGACGGAATAAAACTTGCGCCGGGCATGATGGTTGAAGCTGAAATAGATAATGTTACGGATTATGATCTTGTTACATTGGTTATGCCGTAA
- a CDS encoding two-component system sensor histidine kinase NtrB — protein sequence MFESLLREDHCDCIGILGNSIVISSLVQLLKDSKRDVEDINLIAGVLVDGNGRSSSDFEIPIYEQVEDMLAAHPEITMVFELSGDCSRVSKLRRTLPTSITLVELPAARFFLKLHATDRLWIACKVDLMQTQALFKCVVDQLPEDILIIGSNGMIMDCNKHFSDLVGEDVKDIRCKNPLVYYESLATVCPIKDGVVDVEAMTPGKREEFLLSEADAEGKMHFFRVYVYPISDEQTGNVVQIVVMRRNITNRTLMEQRLRQSERMATVGELAAYVAHEIRNPLVAMGGFAKVLMKNKSIDLDGHQKVEIIFEEANRLDKLLKSILNFVRSQDIEIVGFDVNKEVEGSLKLLSHECEKKFVKIELELDPRNPVGQGVPEQVKQCLINLVMNAMEAMDGGGIIKVSSGVTGGRVWLKVHDDGPGIPTEMRGRVFDPFYSTKINGNGLGLPMVKKIMEDFGGDIELVSREGEGTSVSLLLPAAMAVA from the coding sequence ATGTTTGAAAGCCTACTGCGCGAAGATCATTGTGATTGTATCGGTATTTTAGGCAACTCAATAGTGATATCGTCGCTTGTTCAGTTGCTAAAAGACAGCAAACGGGATGTGGAAGATATAAACTTAATTGCTGGAGTGCTTGTTGACGGCAACGGGCGATCTTCCTCTGATTTCGAGATTCCAATATATGAACAAGTTGAGGATATGCTCGCTGCACATCCCGAAATAACTATGGTCTTCGAGCTTTCGGGAGATTGTTCGCGCGTGAGCAAACTTCGGCGTACTTTGCCGACATCCATCACCCTTGTAGAGCTTCCTGCTGCCAGATTTTTTCTGAAACTTCACGCCACAGATCGTTTATGGATAGCCTGTAAGGTCGATCTCATGCAGACGCAGGCTCTGTTTAAGTGTGTTGTTGATCAGTTGCCGGAAGATATCCTGATCATTGGCTCCAACGGAATGATAATGGATTGTAATAAACATTTTTCCGATTTGGTTGGAGAAGATGTCAAAGATATCAGGTGCAAAAACCCCTTAGTTTACTATGAGTCTCTTGCAACAGTATGCCCCATTAAAGATGGAGTAGTTGATGTTGAGGCTATGACCCCCGGCAAGCGCGAAGAGTTCCTTCTTTCTGAAGCGGATGCTGAGGGTAAAATGCATTTCTTTAGAGTTTACGTTTACCCCATTTCAGACGAGCAAACAGGTAATGTTGTTCAGATTGTTGTGATGCGCCGGAACATCACAAACAGAACTTTAATGGAACAGCGATTGCGGCAGTCTGAGCGCATGGCGACTGTCGGAGAACTTGCCGCATATGTGGCGCATGAGATTCGAAATCCTCTAGTGGCGATGGGCGGATTTGCAAAAGTTTTAATGAAAAATAAAAGCATTGATCTCGACGGTCATCAGAAGGTTGAAATAATTTTTGAAGAAGCTAATCGTCTAGATAAATTGCTAAAAAGTATACTTAATTTTGTTAGATCTCAAGATATAGAGATTGTAGGATTTGATGTTAATAAAGAGGTGGAAGGATCTTTAAAGCTCCTTTCACATGAGTGTGAGAAAAAGTTCGTTAAGATTGAGTTGGAACTGGACCCTCGTAACCCTGTAGGGCAGGGCGTGCCGGAGCAAGTAAAACAGTGCCTTATAAATCTGGTTATGAACGCTATGGAAGCGATGGATGGGGGGGGTATTATTAAGGTTTCAAGCGGAGTTACAGGTGGGCGAGTCTGGCTTAAAGTCCACGATGATGGCCCGGGTATTCCCACTGAAATGCGGGGGAGGGTGTTTGATCCATTTTATTCTACAAAAATAAATGGAAATGGACTGGGATTACCGATGGTTAAAAAGATAATGGAAGACTTCGGCGGGGATATTGAACTTGTGAGTCGCGAGGGTGAAGGGACTAGCGTTTCATTGCTTTTGCCTGCGGCTATGGCAGTTGCGTAA
- a CDS encoding XTP/dITP diphosphatase encodes MKTVVLATSNKGKIAEFKELLKDFGLTVKGLDEYPEIGEIPEPGETFLENSIIKAQTVANLTGLIAVADDSGLEVDALDGRPGVYSARYSGEDATPAKNNLKLLEELEGVEEAKRTARFVCVMVAATPNNIRIQSRGEWDGRIAFELSGAEGFGYDPLFFDPELGCVSAEMTRETKNSRSHRGKALRALMAQWPDFQKKVSG; translated from the coding sequence TTGAAAACAGTAGTTCTTGCCACAAGTAATAAAGGCAAAATAGCTGAGTTTAAAGAGCTTCTTAAAGACTTTGGTCTTACCGTAAAAGGGCTTGATGAGTATCCTGAAATTGGTGAAATTCCCGAGCCGGGCGAAACCTTTTTGGAAAATTCCATAATCAAAGCGCAGACCGTTGCAAATCTGACAGGGCTTATTGCTGTGGCAGATGATTCCGGTCTTGAGGTTGATGCTCTTGATGGCAGGCCGGGCGTATATTCCGCAAGATATAGCGGTGAAGATGCTACTCCAGCAAAGAATAATCTCAAGCTTCTCGAAGAGTTAGAAGGAGTTGAGGAAGCCAAGCGCACAGCTAGATTTGTCTGTGTGATGGTTGCCGCTACGCCGAATAATATTCGCATTCAAAGTCGCGGGGAATGGGATGGACGCATTGCTTTTGAGCTTTCCGGGGCTGAAGGCTTTGGCTATGACCCATTATTTTTCGATCCCGAACTCGGCTGTGTTTCTGCTGAAATGACCCGCGAAACAAAGAATTCTCGTTCGCACAGAGGTAAGGCTTTAAGAGCGCTGATGGCTCAGTGGCCTGATTTCCAGAAGAAAGTCAGCGGCTAG
- the glmS gene encoding glutamine--fructose-6-phosphate transaminase (isomerizing), whose translation MCGIIGYAGHRPAVPLIVEGLRRLEYRGYDSAGVATVQNKEIDLVRAEGKLAALDEKLAHINVTNSTFGVGHTRWATHGVPVEKNAHPHLDHDKNIAMIHNGIIENYQEIKAELVTKGYEFRSDTDSEVLVNLIAEGRKHNDSMLEAISWALNQVEGAYAIALVAVDEPGTVYAARVSSPMVMGVGVGENFVASDIPAFLPYTREVVFIEDGELVKITSSSWEVFRAENLAPVEKEVQTINWDVQAAQKGGHKHFMIKEIFEQPKVISDCLAGRININSSTDIGEVVLPEISAMEPPERLHIIACGTSYHAGLWGKYLIEQWAKIPVDVEIASEFRYRDPLLSKGSLALAISQSGETADTLAGIKLAKQKGLPILGLCNVVGSSVARESDYIMYTQAGPEISVASTKAMCSQLTALLLLALYWGKRKGVLDEETYIRAVRDLRNLPSILDAELPAMRARAKELSREYSEANSFFYLGRGQYFPLALEGALKLKEISYIHAEGYAAGEMKHGPIALIDPKFPTFAMALKDELFHKVKSNLVEVQARGGEIIALTNPGVELDVEYRWILPEVWGPLNAFMALPALQLFAYETADYLGKDVDQPRNLAKSVTVE comes from the coding sequence ATGTGTGGAATCATTGGATATGCAGGGCACCGTCCCGCTGTGCCTTTAATTGTAGAAGGGTTAAGAAGACTTGAGTATCGCGGATATGATTCTGCGGGTGTTGCAACTGTACAGAATAAAGAAATTGACCTTGTTCGCGCAGAAGGCAAACTTGCAGCTCTTGATGAAAAGCTGGCTCATATTAATGTAACCAATTCCACATTTGGGGTCGGGCATACCCGCTGGGCTACTCACGGTGTTCCTGTCGAAAAGAATGCTCATCCGCATCTTGACCATGATAAGAACATTGCCATGATCCACAATGGTATTATTGAGAATTATCAGGAAATAAAAGCAGAATTAGTTACCAAAGGGTATGAGTTTCGCTCAGATACAGACTCTGAAGTACTGGTCAACCTCATTGCGGAAGGACGTAAGCATAATGATTCCATGCTTGAAGCTATCTCATGGGCACTGAATCAGGTTGAAGGTGCTTACGCCATCGCTCTCGTAGCGGTTGATGAACCGGGAACTGTATATGCGGCTCGTGTTTCAAGTCCTATGGTTATGGGAGTAGGTGTCGGCGAAAACTTTGTTGCTTCTGATATCCCTGCATTCCTGCCGTACACTCGCGAAGTTGTTTTCATTGAAGATGGTGAGCTTGTAAAAATCACATCCTCCTCATGGGAAGTTTTCAGAGCTGAAAATCTGGCTCCTGTTGAAAAAGAGGTACAGACCATAAACTGGGATGTTCAGGCCGCACAGAAAGGCGGACATAAACATTTCATGATCAAAGAAATTTTTGAGCAGCCGAAAGTTATTTCAGACTGTCTTGCTGGTCGCATCAATATAAACTCCTCCACTGATATCGGTGAAGTTGTTCTACCTGAAATTTCAGCTATGGAGCCTCCTGAAAGGCTTCACATCATAGCTTGCGGGACTTCATACCACGCTGGCCTTTGGGGTAAATATCTCATCGAGCAGTGGGCTAAAATACCTGTAGATGTTGAGATTGCATCAGAGTTCCGTTACCGCGATCCATTACTCAGCAAAGGCTCTCTCGCACTCGCGATCAGTCAGTCCGGAGAAACAGCCGACACTTTGGCTGGCATTAAGCTCGCAAAGCAGAAGGGGTTGCCAATCCTCGGGCTATGCAACGTGGTAGGTTCAAGTGTTGCCCGTGAATCTGATTACATAATGTATACACAGGCTGGACCTGAGATCAGTGTCGCATCTACCAAAGCCATGTGCAGTCAGCTTACAGCATTGCTTCTGTTGGCCCTATACTGGGGTAAACGCAAAGGTGTGCTTGACGAAGAGACTTACATCCGCGCGGTCCGGGATTTACGTAATTTGCCATCAATCCTTGATGCGGAACTTCCTGCCATGCGCGCCAGAGCCAAAGAGCTTTCCCGCGAATATTCAGAAGCTAACAGCTTTTTCTACCTTGGGCGCGGACAATACTTCCCGCTTGCTTTGGAAGGAGCTTTGAAGCTTAAGGAAATTTCTTATATTCACGCAGAAGGTTACGCCGCTGGAGAAATGAAGCACGGTCCTATCGCGCTGATCGATCCCAAATTCCCGACCTTCGCAATGGCACTTAAAGACGAACTTTTCCATAAAGTTAAATCCAACCTAGTAGAAGTTCAGGCCAGAGGCGGAGAAATTATCGCGCTGACTAACCCGGGCGTAGAGCTTGATGTTGAATACCGCTGGATTTTACCCGAAGTATGGGGCCCGCTAAATGCGTTCATGGCTCTACCTGCCTTGCAGCTCTTCGCATATGAAACTGCAGATTATTTAGGTAAGGATGTTGATCAGCCTCGTAATCTGGCAAAATCAGTGACGGTTGAATAA
- a CDS encoding ATP-binding protein produces the protein MSFEQLDSEKDTAARIAQGIYSAIASKETILEKAAKWAKDTLTSYSPSMQINPDGTPSFSAVSIGGIGGRALLEQVLKDLNAMAEKMDNRVIIAFDEFQEVSRLKGSDGIEGLLRTQIQFQEFSHIFIGSRRAVLKQMFEDPKRSFFKSAIMKTLQPLPTVDLVQYYIDLFASAEKKCPSNISTGLAELSHGYGFYAQQYGYFAFGASERVADSSSFNEAAQAVLEQAKSGFEILLSTMTANQIKLLKALAIDPTQALTAGEYCMKHEMISSNVAYARNSLVEQDHIEKDNEGWWRVVDPVFRLWLQN, from the coding sequence GTGTCGTTTGAACAGCTTGATTCAGAAAAAGATACCGCTGCCAGAATTGCTCAGGGGATCTATAGTGCGATTGCATCTAAAGAAACTATTCTGGAAAAAGCCGCTAAATGGGCTAAAGATACTTTGACATCTTATTCACCCAGTATGCAAATTAATCCAGACGGAACGCCTTCCTTTTCGGCCGTCTCTATTGGGGGCATCGGAGGCCGGGCGCTTTTGGAGCAAGTTCTAAAGGATTTAAATGCTATGGCTGAAAAAATGGATAACAGGGTTATTATAGCCTTTGATGAATTTCAGGAAGTTAGCCGGTTAAAGGGAAGTGATGGAATAGAAGGACTGCTTAGGACTCAAATTCAATTCCAAGAGTTTTCACATATTTTTATCGGCAGTAGGCGCGCAGTATTGAAGCAGATGTTTGAAGATCCGAAACGCTCGTTCTTTAAAAGCGCGATTATGAAAACATTGCAGCCACTACCTACTGTAGATCTAGTACAATACTATATTGACCTGTTCGCTAGTGCTGAAAAGAAGTGTCCTAGTAATATTTCTACTGGTCTCGCCGAGCTGTCTCATGGGTATGGTTTTTACGCTCAGCAATATGGCTATTTTGCTTTTGGTGCATCTGAAAGGGTAGCTGATTCCTCTTCATTCAATGAAGCCGCTCAAGCGGTCCTTGAACAGGCCAAGTCTGGATTTGAGATATTATTAAGTACTATGACTGCAAATCAAATTAAGCTCTTAAAAGCTCTAGCGATAGATCCGACTCAAGCGCTCACGGCCGGTGAGTATTGCATGAAACATGAAATGATATCATCAAATGTAGCTTATGCCCGAAATTCCCTGGTGGAACAGGACCATATAGAAAAAGATAATGAGGGCTGGTGGAGAGTTGTCGACCCTGTGTTCAGATTGTGGCTACAGAACTAA